The DNA region TCCGTATCGACGACGGTGACAGCGCGGTCGGTGCATGAGAAGCACGGGTCAATGGCGGCCACCACGAGCGGCGCGTCCGCGATATAGCCTTTGAGGAGCATATGCTTTGTCGCCACCCAGTTGGCGAGCGTGGGTGCCCGCACGCGGACGCGGTCGGGCTTATCCGTTCCGTTCGCCGCTATATAGTGAACATCCTCGCCGCGCG from Spirochaetota bacterium includes:
- a CDS encoding NADH dehydrogenase subunit, producing RGEDVHYIAANGTDKPDRVRVRAPTLANWVATKHMLLKGYIADAPLVVAAIDPCFSCTDRAVTVVDTDGRTLDWKHIREKSIATYKERGVDFSRVKLMEKKIISHSR